Proteins from one Paraburkholderia phymatum STM815 genomic window:
- the ilvB gene encoding biosynthetic-type acetolactate synthase large subunit, translated as MKIAGAEMQQLAKAGPEALGKNGNASGAQIVLSVLRAEGVDTVWGYPGGAVLPLYDALQETVDITHLLVRHEQAAVHAADGFARATGKVGVALVTSGPGVTNTVTGIATAYFDSIPMVVISGNVPTHSIGTDAFQECDAVGITRSIVKHNFLVLDISQLAKTLKSAFYIARTGRPGPVLVDIPKDVLQAKTPLSIAESVALRSYRPRTEPHVGQVRRAAEALARSRRPCILVGGGAVASAASEEIAELVRRLDAPVTNTLMALGAFPASDRRCLGMPGLHGTYEANLAMQHCDVLIALGARFDDRVIGNTGEFQSDRRTIIHVDIDPATIDKRVQVDIPIVGDVKTAARAILEQLRAQRINDGNRNDWWKEIGNWREKRCLAYEPDADVIKPQFVIQQLWEATGGDAYICSDVGQHQMWAAQLYGFDKPRRWINSGGLGTMGVGLPYAMGVKRALPDADVVAVTGDGSIQMCIQELSTCRQYDLGVKIVSLNNGYLGMVRQLQHVNYRDRYSHSYMDALPDFVALARAYGHVGFRIERPCDVEPVLREALAMKQRTVFMDFAIDPSENVWPMVRAGAGLTDMLMNSRDVDR; from the coding sequence ATGAAGATCGCGGGTGCTGAGATGCAACAGCTTGCGAAAGCCGGCCCTGAGGCTTTGGGCAAGAACGGCAATGCATCGGGAGCACAGATTGTCCTGTCCGTGCTGCGCGCAGAGGGTGTTGATACGGTCTGGGGATATCCAGGCGGCGCCGTCCTGCCACTTTACGATGCGCTCCAGGAAACCGTCGATATCACCCATCTGCTGGTTCGCCATGAACAGGCCGCCGTGCACGCGGCGGATGGTTTCGCGCGCGCTACCGGAAAGGTTGGCGTAGCGCTGGTGACGTCAGGGCCGGGTGTGACGAACACAGTGACGGGTATTGCGACCGCCTATTTCGATTCCATTCCGATGGTGGTGATCTCCGGCAACGTGCCGACACACTCCATCGGAACCGATGCCTTCCAGGAGTGTGACGCTGTCGGAATTACCCGGTCGATCGTCAAGCATAACTTTCTTGTTCTGGACATCTCGCAACTCGCGAAGACGCTCAAAAGCGCGTTTTATATCGCCCGCACCGGACGCCCCGGACCTGTACTGGTGGATATTCCCAAAGACGTGCTTCAGGCGAAGACGCCATTGAGCATAGCTGAATCCGTCGCGCTGCGGTCCTACCGTCCACGCACGGAGCCTCATGTTGGTCAGGTGCGGCGCGCCGCCGAAGCGCTCGCGCGTTCACGCCGGCCATGCATTCTTGTTGGTGGCGGAGCAGTCGCATCGGCTGCCAGCGAGGAGATTGCGGAACTCGTGCGGCGACTCGATGCCCCGGTGACGAACACGTTGATGGCGCTTGGCGCCTTTCCCGCTTCGGACAGACGATGCCTCGGGATGCCGGGACTGCACGGGACGTACGAAGCCAACCTGGCGATGCAGCATTGCGACGTACTGATTGCGCTCGGTGCGAGATTCGATGATCGGGTCATCGGGAATACAGGAGAGTTCCAGTCAGATCGAAGGACGATTATTCATGTTGATATCGACCCTGCGACGATCGACAAGCGGGTGCAGGTTGACATTCCGATCGTGGGAGACGTAAAGACCGCGGCGCGCGCGATACTGGAGCAGCTCCGGGCGCAGCGTATCAACGATGGGAATCGCAACGACTGGTGGAAAGAGATCGGGAACTGGCGTGAGAAGCGCTGCCTCGCCTATGAACCGGACGCTGATGTGATCAAGCCACAGTTCGTCATTCAACAGCTTTGGGAAGCCACCGGCGGCGATGCCTATATCTGTTCCGACGTCGGACAGCACCAGATGTGGGCTGCGCAGCTGTATGGATTCGACAAGCCTCGTCGATGGATCAACTCGGGCGGCCTCGGAACGATGGGTGTCGGACTGCCCTATGCGATGGGCGTCAAACGCGCACTTCCTGACGCGGATGTGGTCGCAGTGACCGGGGACGGCTCGATCCAGATGTGCATCCAGGAGTTGTCGACCTGCAGGCAGTACGACCTCGGCGTGAAAATTGTCTCCCTTAACAACGGCTACCTCGGCATGGTAAGGCAGCTGCAGCACGTGAACTATCGCGACCGTTACTCCCACTCGTACATGGACGCGTTGCCTGACTTTGTCGCGCTCGCCCGCGCTTATGGGCACGTCGGCTTTCGCATCGAGCGCCCGTGCGATGTAGAGCCCGTACTGCGCGAAGCGCTTGCCATGAAGCAGCGTACCGTATTCATGGACTTTGCCATCGATCCTTCCGAGAACGTCTGGCCCATGGTTCGAGCGGGCGCAGGCCTGACGGACATGCTGATGAATTCGCGCGACGTCGACCGGTAG